One genomic segment of Oleidesulfovibrio alaskensis DSM 16109 includes these proteins:
- a CDS encoding FliH/SctL family protein, whose translation MSSSDESPAKRWGTIYMGPGSMRERTLSQLESGRNSPRWDEDTEAEYLARVRARAEEKARIILETAHSDAARLREEARRQGYQQGIEQAQQELEEFRATMGDSVSAVLGAIQAQCTSVFNAWRQDLVTLLRACVQRSVAMQLSQQREAVLEAMFTKAAEALDSRRVLVIRCNPEDTPAVEDIVGTAKERMAELERWTVKPDDSVQPGGLVIDNNEGMANCTVESRLAVVDEILSQLELPADDPGQA comes from the coding sequence ATGTCTTCATCTGACGAATCACCGGCAAAACGCTGGGGCACCATATATATGGGGCCGGGCTCCATGAGAGAACGCACCCTGAGCCAGCTGGAAAGCGGGCGCAATTCTCCGCGCTGGGACGAAGATACCGAAGCGGAATATCTTGCCCGTGTTCGCGCCCGCGCGGAAGAGAAAGCGCGCATCATACTGGAAACAGCACATTCCGACGCTGCACGGCTGCGTGAAGAAGCCCGGCGGCAGGGATACCAGCAGGGCATAGAACAGGCACAGCAGGAACTGGAAGAGTTCCGCGCAACCATGGGCGATTCGGTTTCCGCCGTGCTGGGAGCCATTCAGGCCCAGTGCACTTCCGTATTCAACGCATGGCGTCAGGATCTTGTCACCCTGTTGCGTGCCTGTGTACAGCGCAGCGTCGCCATGCAGCTTTCGCAGCAGCGCGAAGCCGTGCTTGAGGCCATGTTCACAAAAGCTGCCGAAGCTCTTGATTCGCGCCGCGTGCTGGTTATCCGCTGCAATCCGGAAGACACCCCCGCGGTGGAGGATATTGTGGGCACCGCCAAGGAGCGCATGGCGGAACTGGAACGCTGGACTGTGAAGCCCGACGATTCCGTTCAGCCCGGCGGACTGGTCATCGACAACAACGAAGGCATGGCAAACTGCACAGTGGAAAGCAGGCTTGCCGTTGTGGATGAAATACTCTCGCAGCTGGAACTGCCCGCGGACGACCCCGGTCAGGCGTGA
- the fliG gene encoding flagellar motor switch protein FliG: MGDKFTSEVFKRLDRSEITAISKAMVELDTVPKEEVEEVLREFHYALVTGKELIMGGEDAVKRMLMKNLDSDTAKYIMDALSLDTGPAPFRELENVSPRILAQILRNEHPQTLALILGHLHAEQAAELISNLPAGVRPEVLMRLAKLEAVPEDMLMEVDKVLQTQLIAMGGKEGKKVGGVQSVAEILNAVDRATEEEVLSEIEEESSQMAEDIRNLMFVFEDVNSLDDRAIRELMKEISNEDMTMALRGASDDLKEKFFKNMSERAATMIREDLEIMGPTRLADVEGAQQNIVKTVRRLETEGRIAIGRGGGDVFI, encoded by the coding sequence ATGGGGGACAAGTTCACCTCTGAAGTCTTCAAAAGGCTGGACCGGTCTGAGATCACGGCCATATCCAAGGCCATGGTCGAACTGGACACCGTGCCCAAGGAAGAGGTTGAAGAGGTGCTGCGCGAATTCCATTACGCCCTTGTCACCGGCAAGGAGCTGATAATGGGCGGCGAAGACGCGGTAAAACGCATGCTGATGAAAAACCTCGACAGCGATACGGCCAAGTACATCATGGACGCGCTGTCGCTGGATACCGGCCCGGCTCCTTTCAGAGAACTGGAAAACGTCAGCCCGCGTATTCTGGCTCAGATACTGCGCAACGAACACCCGCAGACGCTGGCGCTCATTCTGGGACACCTGCATGCCGAACAGGCCGCCGAGCTTATCAGCAACCTGCCGGCAGGTGTGCGCCCCGAAGTGCTGATGCGCCTTGCCAAACTGGAAGCAGTGCCCGAAGACATGCTGATGGAAGTGGACAAGGTGCTGCAGACCCAGCTTATCGCCATGGGCGGCAAAGAAGGCAAAAAAGTGGGCGGTGTCCAGTCCGTTGCCGAAATACTCAACGCCGTGGACCGTGCCACGGAAGAAGAAGTGCTTTCGGAAATCGAGGAAGAATCCTCCCAGATGGCAGAAGATATCCGCAACCTCATGTTCGTGTTCGAGGATGTCAATTCGCTGGACGACAGAGCCATCCGCGAACTGATGAAGGAAATATCCAACGAGGACATGACCATGGCTCTGCGCGGCGCCTCCGACGACCTGAAGGAAAAATTCTTCAAGAACATGTCGGAACGCGCGGCCACCATGATCAGAGAAGATCTGGAAATCATGGGCCCCACCCGCCTTGCCGATGTGGAAGGCGCACAGCAGAACATAGTGAAAACCGTGCGCAGGCTGGAGACGGAAGGCCGTATAGCCATCGGACGCGGAGGCGGAGATGTCTTCATCTGA
- the fliF gene encoding flagellar basal-body MS-ring/collar protein FliF — protein MTALNSAVDKAKTFWTRISMSQRVFIVGLTVVVVGIFFGLIFWINQPDYRVLYSKLTPEDANRVVTVLQAQKVRYRLDNGGSTIMVPADRVYDMRLMVAGEGSVVGQGVGFEIFDQIKVGQTDFVQKINYQRALQGELSRTIAEFPAVESARVHLVIPHRSLFIEEQMQPSASVVLKLQDGKKMDEKDVQAVVNLVTMSVEGLDQGKISVADTSGKILYYPKDEQSLDGMTSTQLEHKLTMQQNFERRIEELLYPVIGPGKVIAKVNADLDFSQKTIRKKLFDPESSVVRSEIRTEEARKGTSNVNAGVPEANFRGDGMSGGTSTEDSNRETRNTNYEINEEEQNIIAPVGQLDRLSVAVIVDGTYEKNEETGEWTYVPRSDEEVARIRQLVASAVGFDRARGDVLEVSSISFGGPEADTYMSLAEVIMDYALRLGKPLLNALLVFLFLVMVVRPVVLALIRPKVEGEVVEGLEGLPTGEERLALIEGEEDMDAMDALKKIDDIKAHALQLSEQNMEQAVGILKSWLKDSEGAKVGGAA, from the coding sequence ATGACCGCGCTCAATTCCGCCGTGGATAAGGCAAAAACTTTCTGGACCCGCATCAGCATGTCGCAGCGGGTGTTCATCGTCGGCCTGACTGTGGTCGTGGTGGGCATATTTTTCGGCCTTATCTTCTGGATAAATCAGCCCGACTACAGGGTGCTGTATTCCAAGCTTACCCCGGAAGACGCCAACAGGGTGGTCACCGTGCTGCAGGCGCAGAAGGTCAGGTACCGGCTGGATAACGGCGGCAGCACCATAATGGTACCCGCCGACCGCGTGTACGACATGCGGCTTATGGTTGCCGGTGAAGGTTCAGTGGTGGGACAGGGTGTCGGCTTTGAAATTTTTGACCAGATCAAGGTCGGTCAGACTGATTTTGTTCAGAAAATCAATTACCAGCGCGCCCTGCAGGGCGAGCTTTCGCGTACCATAGCTGAATTTCCCGCTGTGGAGAGCGCCCGCGTGCATCTGGTCATTCCGCACCGCAGCCTGTTCATCGAAGAGCAGATGCAGCCTTCCGCTTCTGTGGTGCTGAAGCTGCAGGACGGCAAAAAGATGGACGAAAAGGACGTGCAGGCCGTCGTCAATCTGGTCACCATGTCTGTGGAAGGGCTGGACCAGGGCAAAATTTCCGTGGCGGACACTTCGGGCAAGATTCTGTACTACCCCAAAGACGAACAGTCGCTTGACGGCATGACCTCCACCCAGCTGGAACACAAGCTGACCATGCAGCAGAATTTCGAACGCCGGATCGAAGAGCTGCTCTACCCTGTCATCGGCCCGGGCAAAGTCATTGCCAAGGTCAATGCCGATCTTGATTTTTCGCAGAAAACCATCCGCAAAAAGCTGTTTGACCCCGAAAGCTCTGTGGTACGCAGCGAAATACGTACCGAAGAGGCCCGCAAAGGCACGTCAAACGTCAATGCCGGCGTGCCGGAAGCGAACTTCCGCGGCGACGGCATGTCCGGCGGCACCAGCACGGAAGACTCCAACCGTGAAACCCGCAACACCAACTACGAAATAAACGAAGAAGAACAGAATATCATCGCTCCCGTGGGGCAGCTTGACCGGCTGAGTGTTGCGGTTATCGTCGACGGCACGTATGAAAAGAACGAAGAAACGGGCGAATGGACATATGTGCCGCGCAGCGACGAAGAGGTGGCGCGCATCCGCCAGCTGGTGGCCAGTGCCGTCGGGTTCGACCGTGCCCGCGGCGATGTGCTGGAAGTCAGCAGCATATCCTTTGGCGGGCCGGAAGCCGACACCTACATGTCGCTGGCCGAAGTCATCATGGACTACGCGCTGCGACTGGGTAAACCCCTGCTGAACGCGCTGCTGGTCTTCCTCTTCCTCGTCATGGTGGTGCGGCCCGTGGTTCTGGCCCTCATACGGCCCAAGGTCGAAGGTGAAGTGGTCGAAGGCCTGGAAGGTCTGCCCACCGGCGAAGAGCGTCTGGCCCTTATCGAGGGCGAAGAAGACATGGACGCCATGGACGCCCTGAAAAAAATCGACGATATCAAAGCCCATGCGCTGCAGCTTTCCGAACAGAACATGGAACAGGCAGTGGGTATTCTGAAAAGCTGGCTGAAGGACAGCGAAGGAGCCAAAGTTGGCGGAGCAGCTTAA
- the fliE gene encoding flagellar hook-basal body complex protein FliE has protein sequence MTIQSIGLKAYSNALSNFTKAERSIQSGKLTPEPRVERSFSDTINSSVKKVNDMQSEKSTMIQSFASGETQNVHELMITLQKASVAVKMTSAVRNKVMEAYRELSKMQF, from the coding sequence ATGACCATTCAGAGTATCGGCCTGAAGGCCTACAGCAACGCGCTGTCAAACTTTACCAAGGCAGAACGCAGCATCCAGTCGGGCAAACTGACGCCGGAACCGAGAGTGGAGCGCTCCTTCAGCGACACCATCAACTCGTCGGTAAAAAAAGTGAACGACATGCAGAGTGAAAAAAGCACCATGATCCAGTCGTTCGCCTCCGGCGAAACACAGAACGTGCACGAACTGATGATAACGCTGCAAAAGGCCAGTGTTGCCGTAAAAATGACATCCGCAGTACGCAACAAAGTGATGGAAGCGTACCGCGAACTGAGCAAAATGCAGTTCTAA
- the flgC gene encoding flagellar basal body rod protein FlgC, which translates to MDFMTALDIGASALSAERTSMNITSMNLANAKTTRTIGGGPYRRKAVVMAATEVDDPFSKHMQSALDRELRGVRVQHIVRDNRPFRQVYEPGHPDADANGYVKYPDINVVEEMANLMTSQRGYQASVSTIEAVKSMYTKALEIGRS; encoded by the coding sequence ATGGATTTCATGACAGCACTCGACATCGGCGCATCGGCACTCAGTGCGGAACGCACGAGCATGAACATAACCTCCATGAACCTGGCCAACGCAAAGACGACCAGAACCATAGGCGGCGGGCCATACCGCCGCAAGGCCGTTGTCATGGCTGCCACAGAGGTGGACGACCCCTTCAGCAAGCATATGCAGAGCGCGCTTGACCGCGAACTGCGCGGGGTGCGCGTACAACACATCGTGCGCGACAACCGCCCTTTCCGTCAGGTGTACGAACCCGGACACCCCGACGCCGATGCCAACGGCTACGTTAAATACCCGGACATCAACGTGGTGGAGGAAATGGCCAACCTGATGACCTCGCAGCGCGGGTATCAGGCCAGCGTGTCCACCATCGAGGCTGTCAAAAGCATGTACACCAAGGCACTGGAAATAGGCCGTTCATAG
- the flgB gene encoding flagellar basal body rod protein FlgB, translating to MKTLFGQHMEVTAKVMDMQLKRQNVIMSNMANVRTPGYKARELDFEKDLQAALSLGTEGKIARTHEKHVPATFDPETFGPEWTKAFRPRVVHGEDQVDLDKEMAKMAKNTLQYNTLSTIIKGNFQGLKDVIMTGQK from the coding sequence ATGAAAACACTTTTCGGACAGCACATGGAAGTGACCGCCAAGGTCATGGACATGCAGCTCAAGCGCCAGAACGTCATCATGAGCAATATGGCGAACGTGCGCACGCCCGGGTACAAGGCCCGCGAACTGGACTTTGAAAAAGACCTGCAGGCAGCACTTTCGCTGGGTACGGAAGGCAAGATAGCCCGTACCCATGAAAAGCACGTACCGGCGACCTTTGACCCCGAGACTTTCGGCCCGGAATGGACCAAGGCGTTCAGACCGCGTGTCGTCCACGGCGAAGATCAGGTCGATCTGGACAAGGAAATGGCCAAGATGGCCAAGAACACCCTGCAGTACAACACGCTTTCCACCATCATCAAAGGCAACTTTCAGGGCCTTAAAGACGTCATCATGACAGGGCAGAAATAA
- a CDS encoding tetratricopeptide repeat protein: MSNHLDYEINKELGECYLFMGELDKAEEYYRKAAGSNGVHPDPYLGLATIAVQRGLFDDALVLYKKAADIEPGDKALAGMGLIEMERGENEPAFSHFAQALDMNPANMIAVHGLVQLGYVLGRIDDVIPRLHAFLEVDPAKDAVRVSLAGCYISVGRTEDAAGQLEELLRRDPANTAAQELYATLHR; this comes from the coding sequence ATGAGCAATCATCTTGATTACGAGATCAACAAGGAACTGGGCGAGTGCTACCTGTTTATGGGTGAGCTGGATAAAGCCGAGGAATACTACCGCAAGGCTGCGGGCAGTAACGGTGTGCATCCTGACCCGTATCTGGGGCTGGCTACCATTGCCGTGCAGCGCGGGTTGTTTGACGATGCGCTGGTGCTGTACAAAAAAGCCGCCGATATCGAACCCGGCGACAAGGCACTGGCCGGCATGGGCCTGATTGAAATGGAACGCGGCGAAAATGAACCCGCTTTCAGCCATTTCGCGCAGGCGCTGGATATGAATCCGGCCAATATGATCGCCGTGCACGGTCTGGTGCAGCTTGGCTATGTGCTGGGCCGTATCGACGATGTCATTCCCAGACTGCATGCTTTTCTTGAAGTGGACCCTGCAAAGGACGCAGTGCGCGTTTCTCTGGCGGGTTGTTATATTTCCGTCGGCCGTACAGAGGACGCCGCAGGGCAGCTTGAAGAACTGCTGCGCCGCGACCCTGCCAACACGGCCGCGCAGGAACTGTACGCCACGCTGCACCGTTAG
- a CDS encoding NAD-dependent epimerase/dehydratase family protein, with protein MSRYTELLRQLQEAPRTWLITGVAGFIGSNLLETLLSHGQTVTGLDNFMTGHRKNLDMVRDAVTPEQWSRFRFIEGDIRSLETCREACAGADYVLHQAALGSVPRSIDDPLLTNTCNIDGFVNMLVAARDADVRRFVYAASSSTYGDEPNLPKQEDRIGRPLSPYAVTKYVNELYADVFARTYGMECTGLRYFNVFGKRQDPEGAYAAVIPLWFAGLLRDQPVFINGDGETSRDFCHIDNTVQANLLAATAPDPEATNTVYNVAFGERTSLTELYGLIREEVARHNPQASEKEAQYRDFRAGDVRHSLADISRARTLLGYDPQISVRQGLRISGDWYAANL; from the coding sequence ATGTCCAGATATACCGAACTGCTCCGTCAATTGCAGGAGGCTCCCCGCACATGGCTCATAACCGGCGTGGCGGGCTTCATAGGCTCCAACCTGCTTGAAACCCTGCTCAGCCACGGCCAGACCGTCACCGGTCTTGATAATTTCATGACCGGACACAGAAAAAACCTCGACATGGTGCGCGACGCTGTCACTCCGGAACAGTGGAGCCGCTTCCGGTTCATCGAAGGTGACATCCGCTCGCTGGAAACCTGCCGCGAAGCATGCGCCGGCGCGGACTACGTTCTGCATCAGGCTGCGCTCGGTTCGGTACCGCGTTCCATTGATGACCCGCTGCTGACCAATACCTGTAACATCGACGGCTTTGTAAACATGCTGGTGGCCGCACGCGATGCGGATGTCCGCAGATTTGTCTACGCCGCTTCCAGCTCGACCTACGGTGACGAGCCCAACCTGCCCAAGCAGGAAGACCGCATCGGCAGGCCGCTTTCGCCGTATGCCGTTACAAAGTATGTCAACGAACTGTATGCAGACGTCTTTGCCAGAACCTACGGCATGGAATGCACCGGACTGCGCTATTTCAACGTATTCGGCAAACGTCAGGATCCTGAAGGCGCCTATGCCGCGGTCATCCCGCTGTGGTTTGCCGGTCTGCTGCGCGACCAGCCAGTATTCATAAACGGTGACGGCGAAACCAGCCGCGACTTCTGCCACATAGACAACACTGTGCAGGCCAACCTGCTGGCGGCCACCGCTCCCGATCCCGAAGCAACCAATACTGTATACAACGTGGCCTTCGGAGAACGCACATCGCTGACCGAACTGTACGGCCTCATCCGCGAGGAAGTGGCGCGCCACAATCCGCAGGCGTCAGAAAAAGAAGCACAGTACCGCGATTTCCGCGCGGGCGACGTGCGCCACTCTCTGGCTGATATCAGCCGTGCCCGCACCCTGCTGGGCTATGATCCGCAGATTTCCGTCCGTCAGGGGCTGCGCATTTCCGGCGACTGGTACGCAGCAAACCTGTAG
- a CDS encoding acetyltransferase produces the protein MDSLVLFGAGGHGKVLLDAARAGGGRVLFCADDDAARAGTVFCGLEVKPAAQLGSFCNCGNVALLNGIGYVGGRNVRAHVHARLTAGGWRFATVCHPAAVIAQDAVLADGVQVLAGAVVAPSVRVGVNSIINHRAVVDHDCVVGEHCHVAPGVTLCGGVRLGSGVFVGAGATVVPGVSIGDGAVIGAGATVLRHVSAGSVVAGTPAIPLAGNV, from the coding sequence ATGGATTCACTTGTTCTTTTTGGTGCGGGCGGCCACGGCAAAGTGCTGCTTGATGCGGCGCGTGCCGGCGGCGGGCGTGTGCTTTTCTGCGCGGACGATGATGCGGCACGTGCCGGAACGGTTTTCTGCGGTCTGGAAGTGAAACCGGCCGCGCAGCTGGGCAGTTTTTGCAATTGCGGCAACGTCGCACTGCTGAACGGCATCGGGTATGTGGGCGGCCGCAATGTGCGGGCACATGTCCATGCCCGCCTGACAGCCGGGGGCTGGCGTTTTGCGACGGTGTGTCATCCGGCGGCCGTCATAGCGCAGGATGCCGTGCTGGCGGATGGCGTGCAGGTGCTTGCAGGCGCTGTGGTGGCGCCGTCGGTCAGAGTGGGGGTGAATTCCATCATTAATCACCGTGCGGTTGTCGACCATGACTGCGTGGTGGGCGAACATTGCCATGTGGCGCCCGGAGTCACGCTGTGCGGCGGGGTGCGGCTGGGCAGCGGTGTTTTTGTGGGAGCCGGAGCCACCGTTGTTCCGGGGGTCAGCATAGGCGACGGTGCGGTCATAGGCGCGGGGGCCACTGTTCTGCGCCATGTGTCCGCAGGCAGTGTGGTGGCGGGCACTCCGGCCATACCCCTTGCGGGCAACGTGTGA
- a CDS encoding nucleoside-diphosphate sugar epimerase/dehydratase, with protein MRIALRTANFYIMMCVDLLCFAAALYAAYMLRFDFSIPYLHVERMKGLLPWVLPMKLAVFVVFSMYRGMWRYTSLRDSILLLRAASVQSLLVIAGVAYLTGFAGYSRAVFGMDFLLTFLFTGGARLGIRILFSLRETGRFWLPMTGRTARKGARRVIIIGAGRAGERLVSELNRDVSLGYFPVGFVDNNPALKGRTIHGRPVMGTLDRLPEAIVSTRAEELLIALTEASSEQVRHIVQACSETGLPCKILPPMNEILDFKRGIKNMREVNYLDLLGRSPVELDTGAISRYLQGKCILVTGCGGSIGSELVRQIIRYAPARLVLVDASEFNLYKIQMDLEHVHGFHDYVAVLGNIRDAHLMRTTFAAHKPEAVFHAAAYKHVPMLERNPWQAVQNNILGTQTLMQAAHDAGVQRFVVVSTDKAVRPTNVMGASKRVTELLMRRFSGSSTRFMAVRFGNVVGSSGSVVPLFLDQIARGGPVTVTHPEVTRYFMSIAEAAQLILQAGTMAQGGEIFVLDMGVPVKIADMAKDLIRLAGLEPEVDIPIVFTGLREGEKLYEELITADEGVVRTEHDKIMVLRCCDSAQISESALQALEQGLQQAVQAAQAHDGAAVRRALHVLVPEYTEVEHTHTETGASGAPEPAALRPEPA; from the coding sequence ATGCGAATAGCACTGCGCACCGCCAACTTCTACATCATGATGTGCGTGGACCTGCTGTGCTTTGCAGCCGCGCTGTACGCCGCCTATATGCTGCGGTTCGACTTTTCCATTCCCTATCTGCATGTCGAACGCATGAAAGGACTGCTGCCATGGGTACTGCCCATGAAGCTCGCCGTGTTCGTGGTATTTTCCATGTACCGCGGCATGTGGCGCTACACCAGCCTGCGCGACTCCATCCTGCTGCTGCGCGCCGCAAGCGTGCAGAGCCTGCTTGTCATCGCAGGGGTGGCATACCTTACCGGATTTGCGGGCTATTCACGCGCCGTCTTCGGCATGGACTTTCTGCTTACCTTTCTGTTCACCGGCGGCGCGCGTCTGGGTATCCGCATTCTGTTCTCCCTGCGCGAGACAGGGCGCTTCTGGCTGCCCATGACGGGCCGCACCGCGCGCAAGGGAGCCAGAAGGGTCATCATAATCGGCGCCGGCAGAGCCGGAGAACGGCTGGTCAGCGAACTGAACCGTGATGTGTCGCTGGGCTACTTCCCCGTGGGGTTCGTGGACAACAACCCCGCCCTGAAAGGCAGAACCATCCACGGCCGTCCCGTCATGGGCACGCTGGACCGCCTGCCCGAAGCCATTGTCTCCACCCGTGCCGAAGAACTGCTCATCGCCCTTACGGAAGCTTCTTCCGAGCAGGTGCGCCACATAGTGCAGGCCTGTTCGGAAACGGGTCTGCCCTGCAAAATACTGCCGCCCATGAACGAAATTCTGGATTTCAAACGCGGCATAAAAAACATGCGCGAGGTCAACTACCTCGACCTGCTGGGCCGGTCGCCGGTGGAACTGGATACCGGAGCCATCAGCCGCTACCTGCAGGGCAAATGCATTCTGGTCACCGGCTGCGGCGGCTCCATAGGATCAGAGCTGGTCAGGCAGATTATCCGGTATGCTCCCGCCCGTCTGGTGCTGGTGGATGCCAGCGAATTCAATCTGTATAAAATACAGATGGATCTTGAACACGTACACGGCTTTCACGACTATGTGGCCGTACTGGGCAATATCCGCGATGCCCACCTGATGCGCACCACATTTGCCGCACACAAACCAGAGGCTGTCTTCCACGCCGCGGCGTACAAGCATGTGCCCATGCTTGAGCGTAACCCGTGGCAGGCCGTGCAGAACAATATTCTGGGCACCCAGACACTCATGCAGGCCGCCCACGATGCCGGAGTGCAGCGTTTTGTGGTGGTCTCCACCGACAAGGCGGTACGCCCCACCAACGTCATGGGGGCTTCCAAGCGGGTAACAGAACTGCTCATGCGCAGGTTCTCCGGCAGTTCCACACGGTTTATGGCCGTGCGCTTCGGCAATGTGGTCGGGTCGTCCGGCTCCGTTGTGCCGCTGTTTCTCGACCAGATTGCCAGAGGCGGCCCCGTCACGGTCACGCATCCCGAAGTAACCCGATACTTCATGTCCATTGCCGAAGCCGCGCAGCTTATTCTGCAGGCGGGCACCATGGCGCAGGGCGGCGAGATATTTGTGCTGGATATGGGGGTACCTGTCAAAATAGCAGATATGGCCAAAGACCTTATCCGCCTTGCCGGACTGGAACCCGAAGTGGATATTCCCATTGTCTTCACCGGTCTGCGCGAAGGTGAAAAACTGTACGAAGAGCTGATTACCGCTGACGAAGGCGTGGTGCGCACCGAGCATGACAAGATTATGGTGCTGCGCTGCTGTGACAGCGCCCAGATATCTGAAAGCGCCCTGCAGGCTCTGGAACAGGGCCTGCAACAGGCCGTGCAGGCAGCACAGGCGCACGACGGTGCAGCAGTGCGCAGAGCGCTGCATGTGCTGGTGCCCGAATACACCGAAGTTGAACATACGCACACAGAGACCGGCGCGTCTGGCGCGCCGGAACCTGCCGCACTCCGGCCGGAACCTGCGTGA
- a CDS encoding DegT/DnrJ/EryC1/StrS family aminotransferase produces the protein MTQTQKRIFLSPPHMGGSELDFIHTAFESNYVAPLGPMVDAFERNFSTFTGIPHCAALSSGTAALHLALRTLGTGPGDIVLASTLTFIGSVSPITFTGAQPVFIDSDTETWNMNPDLLAEAVAGYAAAGRIPRAVIVTDLYGQCADYDRLLEICAPHGIPLIIDAAESAGARYRNRHAGTGGYCSVFSFNGNKIITTSGGGMLCTDNPAVAEKTRWLAQQARDPAPYYEHSEIGYNYRMSNICAAIGCGQLEVLARRVAQKRAICEHYRRVLEPREGIAFMPEAPYGQSSRWLTVITLDPARCRCTPEGLRRALEDCNIESRPVWKPMHMQPVFKDCRVFGGSVSERLFHTGLCLPSGTAMTGQDLTRVTDAILRALDGQPCE, from the coding sequence ATGACACAGACACAAAAACGCATATTCCTCTCGCCGCCGCATATGGGCGGCAGCGAGCTTGATTTCATACATACCGCATTTGAAAGTAATTATGTCGCACCGCTCGGCCCCATGGTAGATGCCTTTGAACGCAATTTCAGTACGTTTACCGGTATTCCCCACTGCGCCGCCCTCAGCAGCGGCACCGCCGCCCTGCACCTTGCCCTGCGCACTCTGGGCACGGGTCCCGGCGATATCGTGCTGGCGTCCACACTGACATTCATCGGCAGCGTAAGCCCCATCACCTTCACCGGAGCGCAGCCTGTTTTCATCGACAGCGACACCGAAACATGGAACATGAACCCCGACCTGCTGGCCGAAGCCGTGGCCGGATACGCAGCTGCCGGTCGCATTCCCCGTGCGGTCATAGTTACCGACCTGTACGGACAATGCGCCGACTATGACAGGCTGCTTGAAATATGCGCCCCTCACGGCATTCCCCTGATCATCGATGCAGCGGAATCGGCCGGTGCGCGCTACAGAAACCGTCATGCCGGCACAGGCGGCTACTGCTCTGTCTTCTCATTCAACGGCAATAAAATCATCACCACTTCCGGCGGCGGCATGCTGTGCACGGACAATCCGGCCGTGGCCGAAAAAACCCGCTGGCTTGCCCAGCAGGCACGCGACCCCGCCCCCTATTACGAACACAGCGAGATAGGCTACAATTACCGCATGAGTAACATCTGCGCCGCCATAGGGTGCGGTCAGCTGGAAGTGCTGGCACGGCGCGTGGCCCAGAAAAGAGCCATATGCGAACATTACCGCAGGGTTCTGGAGCCGCGCGAGGGCATCGCCTTCATGCCTGAAGCGCCCTACGGCCAGAGCTCGCGCTGGCTTACGGTCATAACGCTGGATCCGGCCCGCTGCCGGTGCACGCCGGAAGGACTGCGCCGGGCACTGGAAGACTGCAACATCGAATCGCGCCCCGTATGGAAACCCATGCACATGCAGCCGGTATTCAAAGACTGCAGGGTGTTCGGCGGCAGCGTGAGCGAACGTCTCTTCCACACCGGTCTGTGCCTGCCTTCGGGTACCGCCATGACCGGACAAGACCTGACCCGCGTAACGGATGCCATCCTGCGCGCGCTTGACGGACAGCCATGCGAATAG